From a single Lolium rigidum isolate FL_2022 chromosome 7, APGP_CSIRO_Lrig_0.1, whole genome shotgun sequence genomic region:
- the LOC124669369 gene encoding FCS-Like Zinc finger 1-like, translated as MAASVACSSFFFFDAERLGEAGMPAQDACALCTKPLARDSDIFMYRGDTPFCSEECRDEQMQLDAVRDRQAARRLRQYASGTEARRGHQESRKVSVVS; from the coding sequence ATGGCGGCATCAGTAGCCTgctcctctttcttcttcttcgacgccgAGCGGCTCGGCGAGGCCGGCATGCCGGCGCAGGACGCGTGCGCGCTCTGCACCAAGCCGCTGGCCCGCGACAGCGACATCTTCATGTACAGAGGGGACACCCCCTTCTGCAGCGAGGAATGCCGCGACGAGCAGATGCAGCTCGACGCCGTCCGCGACAGGCAAGCCGCCCGGCGGCTGCGGCAGTACGCTTCGGGTACGGAGGCACGGCGCGGGCACCAGGAGTCCCGAAAGGTGTCCGTCGTGAGTTGA